In the genome of Proteiniborus sp. DW1, one region contains:
- a CDS encoding ABC transporter substrate-binding protein has protein sequence MKRMVLLLLSLVIVAGMFTACSSPKVEDVDTPLVEDNKQNDDVTESITEFGVTINEDTVSFIDGRGQEVTIDKKPQRAVVLYNSFLEVWMENGGSVVGKLEPSVGQDEIAGVEDAEIVGKLGAISVEKVISVEPDLIIVNSTQKSQLELIPSFEGVGIPVIAIDYVGLEDYLTITRLFTALNEREDLFKSNALDIVEEIDNILSVIPEEKEHKVLLIMASAKSVSARDSSSYVGMMLEDLNTINIADNSDGALGTQNFSMEKILEEDPDFIFVQTTGSDMDATLDRLKEDAESNPAWASLSAVKNDRYIILPKDMYMFKANLRYAEAYENLATIIYPELFQ, from the coding sequence ATGAAAAGAATGGTTTTATTATTATTGAGTTTAGTAATAGTAGCAGGAATGTTTACAGCTTGTAGCAGCCCAAAGGTAGAAGATGTAGATACACCGCTAGTTGAAGATAATAAGCAAAATGACGATGTTACTGAGTCCATAACTGAATTTGGCGTAACTATAAATGAAGATACAGTAAGCTTTATAGATGGTAGAGGACAAGAAGTTACCATAGATAAAAAACCCCAAAGAGCAGTAGTACTATATAATTCATTCTTGGAAGTTTGGATGGAAAACGGGGGTAGCGTTGTAGGTAAGTTAGAACCATCAGTAGGTCAAGATGAGATTGCAGGGGTAGAAGACGCTGAAATAGTTGGTAAACTAGGTGCAATTAGTGTGGAAAAAGTAATCTCTGTAGAACCAGATTTAATTATTGTAAATTCCACACAAAAAAGCCAATTAGAATTAATACCTTCCTTTGAAGGTGTAGGTATACCTGTTATAGCTATAGACTATGTTGGATTAGAAGATTATTTGACTATTACTAGATTATTTACTGCATTAAATGAAAGGGAAGATCTATTCAAATCAAATGCTTTAGATATTGTAGAGGAAATAGACAATATACTTTCAGTTATCCCAGAAGAAAAAGAACATAAGGTACTACTTATAATGGCAAGTGCAAAGTCTGTATCAGCTAGGGACTCTAGCTCATATGTAGGTATGATGCTTGAGGATTTAAATACTATAAATATAGCAGATAACTCAGATGGAGCATTAGGTACACAGAATTTTTCTATGGAAAAGATATTAGAAGAAGATCCTGACTTTATATTTGTTCAGACAACTGGTAGTGATATGGATGCTACACTAGACAGATTAAAAGAAGATGCTGAATCCAATCCAGCTTGGGCTTCATTATCAGCGGTTAAGAATGATAGGTATATAATTTTACCAAAGGATATGTACATGTTCAAAGCAAATCTTAGATATGCAGAGGCTTATGAGAATCTAGCAACTATAATATATCCAGAACTATTTCAATAG
- a CDS encoding iron ABC transporter permease, with protein MNSRKQKITILVFFTLSILTFLVSVGNGAVQMSPVKIIKTLLFDQGSTSYQIIWNVRIPRTIVAALVGINLSLAGVVLQGIMRNPLASPSTIGVSAGAGLVGLIFLILFPQYYYLAPIGSFLGALGATMLIYGLAWNGGVMPTRMILAGVAVSSLFGAGNNALMTFYPDRVSGVLNFMVGGLASITWGDLKLILPYTIICGTILMFLPTRLNVLMLGDEVSTGLGLNVEKTRFLFIILSSFLAGSAVSVVGLLGFVGLMVPHITRILIGSDHKYLLPACIFTGAIFVMLCDTVSRVIFQPTEVPVGIIISAIGAPFFLYLLKGKGGLSYGHKRK; from the coding sequence ATGAATTCAAGAAAACAGAAAATCACGATTTTAGTGTTTTTTACTTTAAGTATTCTAACATTTTTAGTAAGTGTAGGTAATGGGGCAGTACAGATGAGTCCTGTAAAGATAATCAAGACTCTTCTATTTGATCAGGGCTCTACAAGCTATCAAATAATATGGAATGTAAGAATACCTAGAACCATAGTAGCTGCACTAGTAGGGATAAATCTCTCCCTAGCTGGTGTAGTGCTCCAAGGAATAATGAGAAATCCACTAGCAAGCCCTAGCACTATTGGTGTTTCAGCAGGTGCGGGGCTAGTAGGGCTGATTTTTCTAATATTGTTTCCACAGTATTATTATCTAGCACCAATCGGATCCTTTTTAGGAGCATTAGGAGCTACTATGCTAATCTATGGTTTGGCTTGGAATGGTGGTGTAATGCCTACAAGGATGATACTAGCAGGGGTAGCAGTATCATCTCTATTTGGTGCAGGAAACAACGCTTTGATGACCTTTTATCCAGATAGGGTATCAGGAGTTTTAAACTTTATGGTTGGTGGGCTAGCATCTATTACATGGGGAGATTTAAAGCTGATTTTACCCTATACAATTATATGCGGAACTATACTGATGTTTTTACCAACTAGGCTCAATGTTCTCATGCTTGGTGATGAGGTATCTACAGGACTTGGTTTAAATGTTGAAAAGACTAGATTTTTATTTATAATATTATCTTCATTTTTAGCAGGAAGCGCAGTTAGTGTAGTAGGTTTACTAGGCTTTGTCGGACTTATGGTACCCCATATTACCAGAATCCTAATAGGGTCAGATCACAAATATTTATTACCGGCATGTATCTTTACAGGGGCTATATTCGTAATGTTATGTGATACTGTTTCAAGAGTGATATTTCAGCCAACAGAAGTTCCAGTAGGGATAATCATATCAGCTATTGGAGCACCTTTTTTCCTATATCTTTTAAAAGGTAAGGGAGGTTTGTCCTATGGACATAAGAGGAAATAA